The Brassica napus cultivar Da-Ae unplaced genomic scaffold, Da-Ae ScsIHWf_228;HRSCAF=393, whole genome shotgun sequence genome window below encodes:
- the LOC125575716 gene encoding protein NARROW LEAF 1-like gives MTLGGWCQRFRQAASSQSDDSASDLERNNHHCNHMSLPSSSSPSSLNPFAFNIQHGESNAPYFSWPTLSRLNNAVEDRANYFANLQKGVLPEIVGRLPSGQQATTLLELMTIRAFHSKILRRFSLGTAVGFRITRGVLTNTPAILVFVARKVHRQWLNPMQCLPSALEGPGGVWCDVDVVEFQYYGAPAATPKEQVYNELVDGLRGSDPCIGSGSQVASQETYGTLGAIVRSRTGNHQVGFLTNRHVAVDLDYPSQKMFHPLPPSLGPGVYLGAVERATSFITDDQWYGIFADTNPETFVRADGAFIPFAEDFSMSNVTTVIKGIGEIGNVHVIDLQSPIDTLIGKQVVKVGRSSGYTTGTVMAYALEYNDEKGICFLTDFLVIGENQQTFDLEGDSGSLILLTSPNGQKPRPVGIIWGGTANRGRLKLIAGQEPENWTSGVDLGRLLDLLELNLITSNHELEAAREQRNTSVTAIGSTVCQSSPPDPVASGDKQDESFEPFIPPEFRIEEAIKPTPEVEEHVFIAPLSFNESTSTSRGQEKLKVDDLVALKSSSEEEDEVSISLHLGEPKLKKSKFS, from the exons atgactttgggaGGTTGGTGTCAGAGATTCAGACAAGCAGCTTCTTCTCAATCAGATGACTCTGCTTCTGATTTGGAGAGAAACAACCATCACTGCAACCACATGAGTCTTCCGTCCTCTTCAAGCCCTTCTTCTCTTAATCCATTCGCATTCAACATCCAGCACGGAGAGAGCAACGCCCCTTACTTCTCCTGGCCCACTCTCAGCCGCCTCAACAATGCTGTGGAAGACCGAGCTAACTACTTTGCTAATCTCCAGAAAGGGGTTTTGCCTGAAATCGTTGGGAGGTTGCCTTCAGGACAGCAAGCTACTACCTTGCTTGAGCTCATGACTATCAGAGCGTTTCATAGTAAAATCCTGCGTCGGTTTAGTCTTGGTACTGCTGTTGGGTTCCGGATCACGCGTGGTGTGCTGACGAATACTCCGGCGATACTTGTGTTTGTTGCTAGGAAAGTTCATAGGCAGTGGCTTAATCCAATGCAGTGTCTTCCTTCCGCTCTCGAG GGTCCTGGAGGGGTTTGGTGTGATGTAGATGTGGTGGAGTTCCAATATTACGGTGCTCCTGCTGCAACACCAAAGGAGCAGGTTTATAATGAACTTGTAGATGGTTTGAGAGGAAGTGATCCCTGCATCGGCTCTGGTTCTCAg GTTGCAAGCCAAGAAACGTATGGAACCTTGGGAGCTATAGTGAGAAGCAGAACCGGTAACCATCAGGTTGGTTTCCTTACTAACCGGCATGTCGCAGTTGATTTGGATTATCCAAGCCAGAAAATGTTTCATCCTTTACCTCCAAGCCTTGGACCTGGTGTCTACCTCGGTGCAGTTGAGAGAGCAACATCGTTTATAACAGATGATCAGTGGTACGGCATATTTGCTGATACAAATCCAG AAACATTTGTCAGAGCGGATGGTGCATTTATTCCTTTTGCAGAAGATTTCAGCATGAGCAATGTAACCACAGTGATAAAGGGCATAGGTGAGATAGGCAATGTTCACGTCATAGACTTGCAATCACCTATTGACACCCTTATTGGGAAACAAGTTGTTAAAGTTGGAAGAAGCTCTGGATACACCACTGGAACCGTTATGGCTTATGCTTTGGAATACAACGACGAGAAAGGGATCTGTTTCCTCACTGATTTTCTAGTCATTGGTGAGAACCAGCAGACTTTTGACCTCGAAGGTGACAGTGGAAGCCTTATACTCTTAACGAGTCCAAATGGTCAGAAGCCACGACCTGTTGGGATCATTTGGGGTGGAACAGCTAACAGAGGACGGCTGAAACTGATAGCTGGACAAGAACCTGAGAACTGGACGAGCGGAGTTGATCTTGGTCGGCTTTTGGATCTCTTGGAGCTAAATCTCATCACATCTAACCATGAGCTCGAAG ctgctagagaacAGAGAAACACTTCGGTTACAGCCATTGGTTCAACGGTTTGCCAGTCATCACCACCGGACCCGGTTGCGTCAGGAGACAAACAAGATGAGAGCTTTGAGCCGTTTATACCGCCTGAGTTTCGTATAGAAGAGGCTATCAAACCAACACCTGAAGTAGAGGAACATGTGTTCATTGCTCCGTTGTCGTTTAACGAGTCTACTTCTACTAGTAGAGGGCAAGAGAAACTCAAAGTTGATGATCTTGTCGCTTTAAAGAGCAGttccgaagaagaagatgaggttagCATCTCGTTGCACCTTGGTGAGCCAAAACTAAAGAAGTCAAAGTTTTCTTAG
- the LOC125600514 gene encoding uncharacterized protein LOC125600514, with amino-acid sequence MAKYRRRKFLEESNGASGEFPEHGAIFMSNSSTRRECLRRELFGLPMGQAGFVKHVKAGMFLFLFEFESRELHGVFQACSDGAINIEPGAFCSTGKQFPAQVKFTEKWRCRPLGEMEFRHAISDNYFTAKKFNFGLSKSQVQRLLKLFSLKKLERSLSTRKLESRLGNADGGRGFRDRRAEETEGDVDRKLPFRVTSAGDARGRRLSEKYGSRDESVSGVKKEESDYSRDASGVFRRLGDPKSRGFEDRNDPSMKNSSRADDDSDYSLANGRRVPKNLSHPAVGWLENEYHERDGFTHESNHEEHPTFEEDSAVPAQSSVPPESAYGTNTEHYDPCNPGIMGGAAMESSRHDIDEEPDYYIPMPTEHPQYQTSTGMAGASRSEYESRYGHLGHSQLPGFLASAEATENMMMNSERPSYPSHSIYPSFAYPLSTDLSPNDGVNYKTSAYQQQEELGGHASYSDDRAARDPRIYPSFAYPSEPGDGVDLYQENRAQNKVQDHQQHEEFGSEAFDSDNRVIRMKDGVSPAEPERKRARKSVFSRLVMPPKEPDAEKDSSPVAEPVNEVMAFLNECQKHLMEQKRPDTADPVRFVKPKKKKEKNHSKEALDNGAMIPFTGTSPDDMSDCEEGVEHKQPFIDFKRRSQAEKSNPTQECKESLEDSLPQDKKRKLLRPRLIEDDSEKDRGNNDNPTETDMAPKPASEVSLLDLLARFDQ; translated from the exons ATGGCGAAGTATAGGAGGAGGAAGTTTCTGGAGGAGTCCAACGGCGCTTCTGGAGAGTTCCCTGAGCACGGGGCCATATTCATGTCCAACAGCTCCACCAGAAGGGAATGCCTGAGAAGAGAGCTTTTCGGTTTGCCGATGGGGCAAGCCGGTTTTGTGAAACATGTCAAAGCTgggatgtttttgtttttgtttgagttCGAGAGTAGGGAGCTACACGGTGTGTTTCAGGCTTGTTCTGATGGTGCGATCAACATTGAGCCTGGTGCTTTCTGCTCTACTGGGAAACAGTTTCCTGCTCAG GTTAAGTTTACTGAAAAGTGGCGTTGTAGGCCACTTGGTGAGATGGAGTTTCGTCATGCGATTAGTGATAATTACTTTACGGCGAAAAAGTTTAACTTTGGACTCTCAAAGTCACAG GTTCAAAGGTTGTTGAAGTTGTTTAGCTTGAAGAAGTTAGAGAGATCATTGTCCACTAGAAAACTAGAAAGTAGGTTGGGAAATGCAGATGGTGGTCGCGGCTTTAGGGATCGTCGTGCAGAAGAAACTGAGGGAGATGTTGACCGTAAGCTTCCCTTCAGAGTTACATCTGCAGGAGATGCTCGTGGTCGTAGGTTATCAGAAAAGTATGGGTCTAGGGACGAATCTGTTAGTGGCGTCAAAAAAGAAGAGAGTGACTACTCCCGAGATGCGTCTGGGGTTTTTAGGAGGCTGGGTGATCCCAAATCGCGTGGGTTCGAGGATAGAAATGACCCTAGCATGAAAAATAGCTCTAGGGCAGATGATGACTCTGATTATTCGCTAGCTAATGGTCGAAGAGTCCCAAAGAACTTGAGTCACCCCGCAGTTGGCTGGCTTGAAAACgagtaccatgaaagagatggCTTCACACATGAAAGTAACCACGAGGAACACCCTACTTTTGAAGAAGATTCGGCGGTTCCTGCTCAAAGCTCAGTACCTCCAGAATCAGCCTATGGAACAAACACAGAACACTATGACCCTTGTAATCCTGGGATCATGGGAGGTGCAGCGATGGAAAGCTCTAGGCATGATATTGATGAAGAACCGGACTACTACATTCCAATGCCGACTGAACATCCTCAATACCAAACTAGCACTGGCATGGCTGGAGCATCTCGTTCTGAATATGAATCTAGATATGGTCATCTTGGTCATTCTCAGCTTCCTGGTTTTCTAGCTTCTGCAGAAGCCACGGAGAACATGATGATGAACTCTGAGAGGCCGTCTTACCCCAGCCACAGCATCTACCCTTCCTTTGCTTATCCTTTGTCGACGGATTTGTCTCCTAACGACGGAGTTAACTATAAAACTTCAGCATATCAACAGCAGGAAGAACTTGGAGGTCATGCTTCTTATTCAGACGATAGGGCGGCAAGGGATCCCAGGATTTACCCTTCTTTTGCTTATCCTTCAGAGCCAGGGGATGGAGTTGATTTGTATCAAGAGAACAGAGCTCAGAACAAAGTTCAAGATCATCAACAACATGAAGAGTTTGGCAGTGAGGCTTTTGACTCTGACAATAGGGTGATTCGAATGAAAGATGGTGTTAGTCCTGCTGAACCTGAAAGAAAGAGAGCCAGAAAAAGTGTCTTTAGTAGGCTTGTTATGCCTCCAAAAGAACCTGATGCTGAAAAGGATTCTTCTCCGGTCGCTGAACCAGTCAATGAGGTAATGGCGTTTCTAAACGAATGTCAAAAACATCTGATGGAGCAAAAAAGACCAGATACAGCTGATCCTGTAAGGTTTGTTAAAcccaagaagaaaaaggaaaagaatcaTTCAAAAGAGGCACTTGACAATGGTGCGATGATTCCTTTTACCGGGACTAGTCCTGATGATATGTCTGATTGTGAAGAAGGGGTGGAACATAAGCAACCATTCATCGACTTTAAGCGTCGTAGCCAAGCCGAAAAGAGCAATCCAACTCAAGAGTGTAAAGAGAGCCTCGAAGATTCACTTCCTCAGGACAAGAAAAGGAAGCTACTGAGGCCAAGACTAATCGAAGATGACTCGGAAAAGGATAGAGGAAACAATGACAATCCTACTGAAACTGACATGGCCCCAAAGCCAGCTAGTGAAGTCTCCCTCCTTGATCTCCTTGCACGGTTTGATCAATAA
- the LOC125600515 gene encoding protein EXORDIUM-like 7 yields MISLIFLFFLSLSFRSDGQLYDESKNYEGSSDLVNLEYHMGPVISSPETSLYIIWYGRWTPTHQSTIRDFIYSVSSPARYPSVYDWWKTVMLYRDQTGSNITRTLVLSGEFHDSTYSHGSHLSRFSVQSIIRTAVANKLPLNSLNGLYLVLTSDDVEMQEFCRAICGFHYFTFSTVVGATVPYAWVGNSRKQCPEMCAYPFAQPKPFPGSGFVSREKMKPPNGEVGVDGMISVIAHELAEVSSNPMLNGWYGGEDAMAPTEIADLCLGVYGSGGGGGYMGIVYKDRWRSVYNVNGVRGRKYLIQWVWDLTRNRCFGPNAMN; encoded by the coding sequence ATGATCTCTCTCATCttcttgttcttcctctcacTCTCTTTCAGATCCGATGGACAACTCTACGACGAAAGCAAGAACTACGAAGGCTCATCCGATCTTGTAAACCTTGAATACCACATGGGCCCGGTCATATCCTCGCCTGAGACTAGTCTTTACATCATATGGTACGGCCGATGGACCCCAACTCACCAGTCTACAATCCGAGACTTCATCTACTCAGTCTCTTCACCAGCACGGTATCCCTCAGTATATGACTGGTGGAAAACGGTGATGCTCTACAGAGACCAAACAGGTTCCAACATCACCAGAACACTTGTCTTGTCCGGAGAGTTCCACGACTCAACCTACTCACATGGATCTCACCTCAGTCGCTTCTCAGTCCAGTCCATCATCAGAACTGCCGTGGCCAACAAGCTACCACTAAACTCTCTCAACGGCTTGTACTTGGTCTTGACCTCAGACGATGTAGAGATGCAAGAGTTCTGCAGAGCGATCTGCGGGTTTCATTACTTCACTTTCTCAACCGTCGTTGGTGCAACGGTACCGTACGCGTGGGTCGGGAACAGTAGGAAACAGTGTCCGGAGATGTGCGCGTACCCTTTTGCGCAGCCTAAACCGTTTCCAGGAAGCGGGTTTGTGAgtagagagaagatgaaaccaCCAAATGGAGAGGTGGGggtcgatgggatgatcagtgTTATAGCTCATGAGCTGGCGGAAGTGTCGAGTAACCCGATGTTGAACGGGTGGTATGGAGGAGAGGACGCGATGGCACCGACCGAGATAGCAGACTTGTGTTTGGGAGTGTATGGATCAGGAGGTGGAGGTGGGTATATGGGGATTGTGTATAAGGATAGGTGGAGAAGTGTGTATAATGTGAATGGAGTTAGAggaagaaaatatttgattcaATGGGTTTGGGATCTTACTAGGAACAGATGCTTTGGACCAAACGCTATGAACTAG